Proteins encoded in a region of the Chelonoidis abingdonii isolate Lonesome George chromosome 2, CheloAbing_2.0, whole genome shotgun sequence genome:
- the SLC18A1 gene encoding chromaffin granule amine transporter isoform X2 encodes MALSMISQINRWLKEGRESRKLVLVVVFVALLLDNVLLTVVVPIVPTFLYATEYEGANSSASQNWIMAAPAAFAAPPFSSMFSYFDNTTVTVSDDVAVNTTVGVNRTENSSLPQLTEASLPPKNSCVDGEAFLMEENVRVGLLFASKALMQLVINPFVGPLTNRIGYHIPMFAGFIIMFLSTVMFAFSGTYTLLLVARALQGIGSSFSSVAGLGMLASVYTDDYERGNAMGIALGGLALGVLVGAPFGSVMYEFVGKSAPFLILAFLALLDGALQLCILQPSKISPESTKGTPVFTLLRDPYILVAAGALCFANMGVAMLEPTLPIWMMQTMCSPKWQLGMAFLPASISYLIGTNLFGVLAHKMGRWLCSLIGMVVVGISLLCVPLAQNIYGLIGPNGGLGFAIGMVDSSMMPIMGYLVDLRHTSVYGSVYAIADVAFCMGFAIGPSTGGVIVQAIGFPWLMVIIGVTNIAYAPLCWYLRSPPAKEEKIAILNQECPMQTKCYTTQKPLREFPLTDGSEEEAESEE; translated from the exons ATGGCATTGTCCATGATTTCACAAATCAACAG GTGgctgaaggagggaagggagtcGCGGAAACTGGTTCTGGTGGTCGTGTTTGTTGCTCTGCTGCTGGACAATGTGCTGCTCACTGTTGTGG TGCCAATTGTCCCCACCTTCCTCTATGCAACAGAATATGAAGGTGCTAACAGCTCTGCTTCCCAGAACTGGATCatggcagctcctgcagcctttgcagctcctcccttctcctccatgtTCTCTTACTTTGACAACACCACAGTGACTGTCTCAGACGACGTGGCTGTCAACACCACAGTGGGGGTGAACAGGACAGAAAACAGCAGCCTGCCTCAGCTCACTGAGGCCAGCCTGCCACcaaaaaacagctgtgtagatggtgaggcattCCTCATGGAGGAGAACGTGCGCGTTGGACTGCTGTTTGCCTCCAAGGCTCTTATGCAGCTTGTAATCAATCCATTTGTGGGTCCCCTGACTAACAG GATAGGATACCACATTCCCATGTTTGCTGGATTCATCATCATGTTTCTCTCTACAGTCA TGTTTGCTTTCTCAGGTACCTACACCTTACTGCTTGTGGCTCGAGCACTCCAGGGCATTGGCTCATCCTTTTCATCTGTCGCAG GCCTGGGAATGTTGGCAAGTGTGTACACAGATGACTACGAGAGAGGAAATGCTATGGGGATAGCATTAGGAGGTCTGGCATTGGGGGTGCTTG TTGGGGCTCCTTTTGGAAGCGTGATGTATGAGTTTGTTGGAAAATCAGCGCCCTTTCTGATACTGGCATTCTTAGCCCTTTTGGACGGAG CTTTACAGCTGTGCATCCTGCAGCCGTCTAAGATTTCCCCCGAA AGCACCAAAGGCACCCCCGTATTCACTTTGCTGCGAGATCCCTACATCCTAGTTGCTGCAG GTGCCCTGTGCTTTGCTAACATGGGGGTGGCAATGCTGGAGCCCACGTTACCCATCTGGATGATGCAAACCATGTGCTCCCCAAAGTGGCAGCTGG GGATGGCATTCCTGCCTGCCAGCATATCTTACCTTATTGGCACCAACCTCTTTGGGGTGCTGGCCCACAAAATGGGGCG GTGGCTGTGCTCCCTGATTGGAATGGTCGTGGTGGGGATTAGTCTCCTTTGT GTACCTCTTGCGCAAAATATTTATGGACTGATCGGCCCAAACGGTGGGCTTGGCTTTGCCATAG GCATGGTGGATTCCTCGATGATGCCTATTATGGGATACCTGGTGGACCTTCGCCACACCTCTGTCTATGGCAGCGTCTATGCCATTGCTGATGTTGCCTTCTGCATGGGCTTTGCTATCG GTCCATCTACAGGAGGTGTGATTGTACAGGCTATTGGGTTTCCCTGGCTGATGGTCATCATTGGAGTGACCAACATTGCTTACGCCCCGCTCTGCTGGTACCTGCGAAGTCCTCCAGCTAAAGAGGAGAAGATT GCAATTTTAAACCAGGAATGCCCCATGCAAACCAAATGCTACACCACCCAGAAACCTCTGCGGGAATTCCCCCTGACAGACGGTAGTGAAGAGGAGGCAGAGAGTGAGGAATAG
- the SLC18A1 gene encoding chromaffin granule amine transporter isoform X5: MPQEVECPPWRWLKEGRESRKLVLVVVFVALLLDNVLLTVVVPIVPTFLYATEYEGANSSASQNWIMAAPAAFAAPPFSSMFSYFDNTTVTVSDDVAVNTTVGVNRTENSSLPQLTEASLPPKNSCVDGEAFLMEENVRVGLLFASKALMQLVINPFVGPLTNRIGYHIPMFAGFIIMFLSTVSLGMLASVYTDDYERGNAMGIALGGLALGVLVGAPFGSVMYEFVGKSAPFLILAFLALLDGALQLCILQPSKISPESTKGTPVFTLLRDPYILVAAGMAFLPASISYLIGTNLFGVLAHKMGRWLCSLIGMVVVGISLLCVPLAQNIYGLIGPNGGLGFAIGMVDSSMMPIMGYLVDLRHTSVYGSVYAIADVAFCMGFAIGPSTGGVIVQAIGFPWLMVIIGVTNIAYAPLCWYLRSPPAKEEKIAILNQECPMQTKCYTTQKPLREFPLTDGSEEEAESEE; encoded by the exons ATGCCTCAAGAGGTGGAGTGCCCCCCGTGGAGGTGgctgaaggagggaagggagtcGCGGAAACTGGTTCTGGTGGTCGTGTTTGTTGCTCTGCTGCTGGACAATGTGCTGCTCACTGTTGTGG TGCCAATTGTCCCCACCTTCCTCTATGCAACAGAATATGAAGGTGCTAACAGCTCTGCTTCCCAGAACTGGATCatggcagctcctgcagcctttgcagctcctcccttctcctccatgtTCTCTTACTTTGACAACACCACAGTGACTGTCTCAGACGACGTGGCTGTCAACACCACAGTGGGGGTGAACAGGACAGAAAACAGCAGCCTGCCTCAGCTCACTGAGGCCAGCCTGCCACcaaaaaacagctgtgtagatggtgaggcattCCTCATGGAGGAGAACGTGCGCGTTGGACTGCTGTTTGCCTCCAAGGCTCTTATGCAGCTTGTAATCAATCCATTTGTGGGTCCCCTGACTAACAG GATAGGATACCACATTCCCATGTTTGCTGGATTCATCATCATGTTTCTCTCTACAGTCA GCCTGGGAATGTTGGCAAGTGTGTACACAGATGACTACGAGAGAGGAAATGCTATGGGGATAGCATTAGGAGGTCTGGCATTGGGGGTGCTTG TTGGGGCTCCTTTTGGAAGCGTGATGTATGAGTTTGTTGGAAAATCAGCGCCCTTTCTGATACTGGCATTCTTAGCCCTTTTGGACGGAG CTTTACAGCTGTGCATCCTGCAGCCGTCTAAGATTTCCCCCGAA AGCACCAAAGGCACCCCCGTATTCACTTTGCTGCGAGATCCCTACATCCTAGTTGCTGCAG GGATGGCATTCCTGCCTGCCAGCATATCTTACCTTATTGGCACCAACCTCTTTGGGGTGCTGGCCCACAAAATGGGGCG GTGGCTGTGCTCCCTGATTGGAATGGTCGTGGTGGGGATTAGTCTCCTTTGT GTACCTCTTGCGCAAAATATTTATGGACTGATCGGCCCAAACGGTGGGCTTGGCTTTGCCATAG GCATGGTGGATTCCTCGATGATGCCTATTATGGGATACCTGGTGGACCTTCGCCACACCTCTGTCTATGGCAGCGTCTATGCCATTGCTGATGTTGCCTTCTGCATGGGCTTTGCTATCG GTCCATCTACAGGAGGTGTGATTGTACAGGCTATTGGGTTTCCCTGGCTGATGGTCATCATTGGAGTGACCAACATTGCTTACGCCCCGCTCTGCTGGTACCTGCGAAGTCCTCCAGCTAAAGAGGAGAAGATT GCAATTTTAAACCAGGAATGCCCCATGCAAACCAAATGCTACACCACCCAGAAACCTCTGCGGGAATTCCCCCTGACAGACGGTAGTGAAGAGGAGGCAGAGAGTGAGGAATAG
- the SLC18A1 gene encoding chromaffin granule amine transporter isoform X1 produces MPQEVECPPWRWLKEGRESRKLVLVVVFVALLLDNVLLTVVVPIVPTFLYATEYEGANSSASQNWIMAAPAAFAAPPFSSMFSYFDNTTVTVSDDVAVNTTVGVNRTENSSLPQLTEASLPPKNSCVDGEAFLMEENVRVGLLFASKALMQLVINPFVGPLTNRIGYHIPMFAGFIIMFLSTVMFAFSGTYTLLLVARALQGIGSSFSSVAGLGMLASVYTDDYERGNAMGIALGGLALGVLVGAPFGSVMYEFVGKSAPFLILAFLALLDGALQLCILQPSKISPESTKGTPVFTLLRDPYILVAAGALCFANMGVAMLEPTLPIWMMQTMCSPKWQLGMAFLPASISYLIGTNLFGVLAHKMGRWLCSLIGMVVVGISLLCVPLAQNIYGLIGPNGGLGFAIGMVDSSMMPIMGYLVDLRHTSVYGSVYAIADVAFCMGFAIGPSTGGVIVQAIGFPWLMVIIGVTNIAYAPLCWYLRSPPAKEEKIAILNQECPMQTKCYTTQKPLREFPLTDGSEEEAESEE; encoded by the exons ATGCCTCAAGAGGTGGAGTGCCCCCCGTGGAGGTGgctgaaggagggaagggagtcGCGGAAACTGGTTCTGGTGGTCGTGTTTGTTGCTCTGCTGCTGGACAATGTGCTGCTCACTGTTGTGG TGCCAATTGTCCCCACCTTCCTCTATGCAACAGAATATGAAGGTGCTAACAGCTCTGCTTCCCAGAACTGGATCatggcagctcctgcagcctttgcagctcctcccttctcctccatgtTCTCTTACTTTGACAACACCACAGTGACTGTCTCAGACGACGTGGCTGTCAACACCACAGTGGGGGTGAACAGGACAGAAAACAGCAGCCTGCCTCAGCTCACTGAGGCCAGCCTGCCACcaaaaaacagctgtgtagatggtgaggcattCCTCATGGAGGAGAACGTGCGCGTTGGACTGCTGTTTGCCTCCAAGGCTCTTATGCAGCTTGTAATCAATCCATTTGTGGGTCCCCTGACTAACAG GATAGGATACCACATTCCCATGTTTGCTGGATTCATCATCATGTTTCTCTCTACAGTCA TGTTTGCTTTCTCAGGTACCTACACCTTACTGCTTGTGGCTCGAGCACTCCAGGGCATTGGCTCATCCTTTTCATCTGTCGCAG GCCTGGGAATGTTGGCAAGTGTGTACACAGATGACTACGAGAGAGGAAATGCTATGGGGATAGCATTAGGAGGTCTGGCATTGGGGGTGCTTG TTGGGGCTCCTTTTGGAAGCGTGATGTATGAGTTTGTTGGAAAATCAGCGCCCTTTCTGATACTGGCATTCTTAGCCCTTTTGGACGGAG CTTTACAGCTGTGCATCCTGCAGCCGTCTAAGATTTCCCCCGAA AGCACCAAAGGCACCCCCGTATTCACTTTGCTGCGAGATCCCTACATCCTAGTTGCTGCAG GTGCCCTGTGCTTTGCTAACATGGGGGTGGCAATGCTGGAGCCCACGTTACCCATCTGGATGATGCAAACCATGTGCTCCCCAAAGTGGCAGCTGG GGATGGCATTCCTGCCTGCCAGCATATCTTACCTTATTGGCACCAACCTCTTTGGGGTGCTGGCCCACAAAATGGGGCG GTGGCTGTGCTCCCTGATTGGAATGGTCGTGGTGGGGATTAGTCTCCTTTGT GTACCTCTTGCGCAAAATATTTATGGACTGATCGGCCCAAACGGTGGGCTTGGCTTTGCCATAG GCATGGTGGATTCCTCGATGATGCCTATTATGGGATACCTGGTGGACCTTCGCCACACCTCTGTCTATGGCAGCGTCTATGCCATTGCTGATGTTGCCTTCTGCATGGGCTTTGCTATCG GTCCATCTACAGGAGGTGTGATTGTACAGGCTATTGGGTTTCCCTGGCTGATGGTCATCATTGGAGTGACCAACATTGCTTACGCCCCGCTCTGCTGGTACCTGCGAAGTCCTCCAGCTAAAGAGGAGAAGATT GCAATTTTAAACCAGGAATGCCCCATGCAAACCAAATGCTACACCACCCAGAAACCTCTGCGGGAATTCCCCCTGACAGACGGTAGTGAAGAGGAGGCAGAGAGTGAGGAATAG
- the SLC18A1 gene encoding chromaffin granule amine transporter isoform X4 produces MPQEVECPPWRWLKEGRESRKLVLVVVFVALLLDNVLLTVVVPIVPTFLYATEYEGANSSASQNWIMAAPAAFAAPPFSSMFSYFDNTTVTVSDDVAVNTTVGVNRTENSSLPQLTEASLPPKNSCVDGEAFLMEENVRVGLLFASKALMQLVINPFVGPLTNRIGYHIPMFAGFIIMFLSTVMFAFSGTYTLLLVARALQGIGSSFSSVAGLGMLASVYTDDYERGNAMGIALGGLALGVLVGAPFGSVMYEFVGKSAPFLILAFLALLDGALQLCILQPSKISPESTKGTPVFTLLRDPYILVAAGMAFLPASISYLIGTNLFGVLAHKMGRWLCSLIGMVVVGISLLCVPLAQNIYGLIGPNGGLGFAIGMVDSSMMPIMGYLVDLRHTSVYGSVYAIADVAFCMGFAIGPSTGGVIVQAIGFPWLMVIIGVTNIAYAPLCWYLRSPPAKEEKIAILNQECPMQTKCYTTQKPLREFPLTDGSEEEAESEE; encoded by the exons ATGCCTCAAGAGGTGGAGTGCCCCCCGTGGAGGTGgctgaaggagggaagggagtcGCGGAAACTGGTTCTGGTGGTCGTGTTTGTTGCTCTGCTGCTGGACAATGTGCTGCTCACTGTTGTGG TGCCAATTGTCCCCACCTTCCTCTATGCAACAGAATATGAAGGTGCTAACAGCTCTGCTTCCCAGAACTGGATCatggcagctcctgcagcctttgcagctcctcccttctcctccatgtTCTCTTACTTTGACAACACCACAGTGACTGTCTCAGACGACGTGGCTGTCAACACCACAGTGGGGGTGAACAGGACAGAAAACAGCAGCCTGCCTCAGCTCACTGAGGCCAGCCTGCCACcaaaaaacagctgtgtagatggtgaggcattCCTCATGGAGGAGAACGTGCGCGTTGGACTGCTGTTTGCCTCCAAGGCTCTTATGCAGCTTGTAATCAATCCATTTGTGGGTCCCCTGACTAACAG GATAGGATACCACATTCCCATGTTTGCTGGATTCATCATCATGTTTCTCTCTACAGTCA TGTTTGCTTTCTCAGGTACCTACACCTTACTGCTTGTGGCTCGAGCACTCCAGGGCATTGGCTCATCCTTTTCATCTGTCGCAG GCCTGGGAATGTTGGCAAGTGTGTACACAGATGACTACGAGAGAGGAAATGCTATGGGGATAGCATTAGGAGGTCTGGCATTGGGGGTGCTTG TTGGGGCTCCTTTTGGAAGCGTGATGTATGAGTTTGTTGGAAAATCAGCGCCCTTTCTGATACTGGCATTCTTAGCCCTTTTGGACGGAG CTTTACAGCTGTGCATCCTGCAGCCGTCTAAGATTTCCCCCGAA AGCACCAAAGGCACCCCCGTATTCACTTTGCTGCGAGATCCCTACATCCTAGTTGCTGCAG GGATGGCATTCCTGCCTGCCAGCATATCTTACCTTATTGGCACCAACCTCTTTGGGGTGCTGGCCCACAAAATGGGGCG GTGGCTGTGCTCCCTGATTGGAATGGTCGTGGTGGGGATTAGTCTCCTTTGT GTACCTCTTGCGCAAAATATTTATGGACTGATCGGCCCAAACGGTGGGCTTGGCTTTGCCATAG GCATGGTGGATTCCTCGATGATGCCTATTATGGGATACCTGGTGGACCTTCGCCACACCTCTGTCTATGGCAGCGTCTATGCCATTGCTGATGTTGCCTTCTGCATGGGCTTTGCTATCG GTCCATCTACAGGAGGTGTGATTGTACAGGCTATTGGGTTTCCCTGGCTGATGGTCATCATTGGAGTGACCAACATTGCTTACGCCCCGCTCTGCTGGTACCTGCGAAGTCCTCCAGCTAAAGAGGAGAAGATT GCAATTTTAAACCAGGAATGCCCCATGCAAACCAAATGCTACACCACCCAGAAACCTCTGCGGGAATTCCCCCTGACAGACGGTAGTGAAGAGGAGGCAGAGAGTGAGGAATAG
- the SLC18A1 gene encoding chromaffin granule amine transporter isoform X3, whose protein sequence is MPQEVECPPWRWLKEGRESRKLVLVVVFVALLLDNVLLTVVVPIVPTFLYATEYEGANSSASQNWIMAAPAAFAAPPFSSMFSYFDNTTVTVSDDVAVNTTVGVNRTENSSLPQLTEASLPPKNSCVDGEAFLMEENVRVGLLFASKALMQLVINPFVGPLTNRIGYHIPMFAGFIIMFLSTVSLGMLASVYTDDYERGNAMGIALGGLALGVLVGAPFGSVMYEFVGKSAPFLILAFLALLDGALQLCILQPSKISPESTKGTPVFTLLRDPYILVAAGALCFANMGVAMLEPTLPIWMMQTMCSPKWQLGMAFLPASISYLIGTNLFGVLAHKMGRWLCSLIGMVVVGISLLCVPLAQNIYGLIGPNGGLGFAIGMVDSSMMPIMGYLVDLRHTSVYGSVYAIADVAFCMGFAIGPSTGGVIVQAIGFPWLMVIIGVTNIAYAPLCWYLRSPPAKEEKIAILNQECPMQTKCYTTQKPLREFPLTDGSEEEAESEE, encoded by the exons ATGCCTCAAGAGGTGGAGTGCCCCCCGTGGAGGTGgctgaaggagggaagggagtcGCGGAAACTGGTTCTGGTGGTCGTGTTTGTTGCTCTGCTGCTGGACAATGTGCTGCTCACTGTTGTGG TGCCAATTGTCCCCACCTTCCTCTATGCAACAGAATATGAAGGTGCTAACAGCTCTGCTTCCCAGAACTGGATCatggcagctcctgcagcctttgcagctcctcccttctcctccatgtTCTCTTACTTTGACAACACCACAGTGACTGTCTCAGACGACGTGGCTGTCAACACCACAGTGGGGGTGAACAGGACAGAAAACAGCAGCCTGCCTCAGCTCACTGAGGCCAGCCTGCCACcaaaaaacagctgtgtagatggtgaggcattCCTCATGGAGGAGAACGTGCGCGTTGGACTGCTGTTTGCCTCCAAGGCTCTTATGCAGCTTGTAATCAATCCATTTGTGGGTCCCCTGACTAACAG GATAGGATACCACATTCCCATGTTTGCTGGATTCATCATCATGTTTCTCTCTACAGTCA GCCTGGGAATGTTGGCAAGTGTGTACACAGATGACTACGAGAGAGGAAATGCTATGGGGATAGCATTAGGAGGTCTGGCATTGGGGGTGCTTG TTGGGGCTCCTTTTGGAAGCGTGATGTATGAGTTTGTTGGAAAATCAGCGCCCTTTCTGATACTGGCATTCTTAGCCCTTTTGGACGGAG CTTTACAGCTGTGCATCCTGCAGCCGTCTAAGATTTCCCCCGAA AGCACCAAAGGCACCCCCGTATTCACTTTGCTGCGAGATCCCTACATCCTAGTTGCTGCAG GTGCCCTGTGCTTTGCTAACATGGGGGTGGCAATGCTGGAGCCCACGTTACCCATCTGGATGATGCAAACCATGTGCTCCCCAAAGTGGCAGCTGG GGATGGCATTCCTGCCTGCCAGCATATCTTACCTTATTGGCACCAACCTCTTTGGGGTGCTGGCCCACAAAATGGGGCG GTGGCTGTGCTCCCTGATTGGAATGGTCGTGGTGGGGATTAGTCTCCTTTGT GTACCTCTTGCGCAAAATATTTATGGACTGATCGGCCCAAACGGTGGGCTTGGCTTTGCCATAG GCATGGTGGATTCCTCGATGATGCCTATTATGGGATACCTGGTGGACCTTCGCCACACCTCTGTCTATGGCAGCGTCTATGCCATTGCTGATGTTGCCTTCTGCATGGGCTTTGCTATCG GTCCATCTACAGGAGGTGTGATTGTACAGGCTATTGGGTTTCCCTGGCTGATGGTCATCATTGGAGTGACCAACATTGCTTACGCCCCGCTCTGCTGGTACCTGCGAAGTCCTCCAGCTAAAGAGGAGAAGATT GCAATTTTAAACCAGGAATGCCCCATGCAAACCAAATGCTACACCACCCAGAAACCTCTGCGGGAATTCCCCCTGACAGACGGTAGTGAAGAGGAGGCAGAGAGTGAGGAATAG